The following proteins are co-located in the Macadamia integrifolia cultivar HAES 741 chromosome 3, SCU_Mint_v3, whole genome shotgun sequence genome:
- the LOC122072608 gene encoding probable hexosyltransferase MUCI70 isoform X1 → MFNSVSISISDDESDELAGKMRVRSRRKRKKLRFRGQDDFLRRMFRKLLKWWMLLLFLPAVGLLILETSRIAGKPNEGSKSLSKSGFVGEEISEGNLNHLNPTTRMVNGVREQVEHELKKLDRDSWTMKMATSNLRTSSFKYGENDVVMMMDNYCPFHFLPCCLKLLPPEKLQHLDIPAGEEPTLPVKRLVYKSDIESSYVGGNATVLQHTEATRFNLFTGYQTLHEREQSFKVNETAVVHCGFYSENGGFKVSIEDKNYMQTCKVVVSTCTFGGGDDLYQPINMTEESLRKVCYVAFWDDITFRTQEAAGRKIDENQMIGKWRIVLVKDLPFTDQRLNGKIPKMLSHRLFPQARYSVWVDSKSQFRRDPLGVLEALLWRTNSTLAISEHGARSSVYDEARAVVKKHKATPEEVEVQLSQYRRDGFPNDKRYNGKKALSEASVILREHTPLTNLLMCLWFNEVVRFTSRDQLSFPYVLRQLKVLKTVNMFPVCTRKDLVNSMGHLRKAQPLVT, encoded by the exons ATGTTCAACAGCgtttccatctccatctccgATGACGAGTCAGACGAGCTCGCTGGAAAGATGCGAGTTCGATCTCGAAGGAAACGCAAGAAATTAAGGTTTCGAGGGCAGGATGATTTTTTGCGCCGGATGTTTAGGAAGTTGTTAAAATGGTGGATGCTTTTGCTGTTCCTGCCTGCGGTTGGATTGCTCATACTCGAGACATCGAGAATCGCCGGAAAGCCTAATGAGGGTTCGAAATCGTTGTCGAAATCGGGATTTGTTGGAGAAGAGATATCGGAGGGGAACTTAAATCATCTAAATCCGACGACAAGGATGGTTAACGGGGTCAGAGAAC AGGTAGAGCATGAGTTGAAGAAGCTTGATCGTGACAGTTGGACAATGAAGATGGCCACATCAAATTTGAGGACGAGTTCTTTCAAATATGGGGAGAATGATGTAGTCATGATGATGGACAATTATTGTCCATTCCACTTTCTCCCAT GTTGCTTGAAGCTTCTACCTccagaaaaactccagcatctAGATATACCTGCAGGCGAAGAACCAACCCTTCCTGTCAAAAGATTGGTATACAAATCAGATATTGAGTCATCTTATGTAGGAGGCAATGCTACAGTGCTACAACATACAGAAGCTACAAGATTCAACTTATTCACAGGGTACCAAACTCTTCATGAAAGAGAACAAAGTTTTAAG GTGAATGAAACTGCTGTGGTGCATTGTGGTTTCTACAGTGAAAATGGAGGATTTAAGGTTTCCATAGAGGACAAAAATTACATGCAAACTTGCAAAGTTGTTGTCTCTACTTGCACATTTGGTGGTGGAGATGATCTTTATCAACCTATAAATATGACTGAAGAGTCTCTAAGAAAG GTCTGCTATGTTGCATTTTGGGATGATATTACTTTCAGAACCCAGGAAGCAGCGGGAAGGAAAATTGATGAGAACCAGATGATTGGTAAATGGCGCATCGTGCTTGTTAAGGATCTTCCCTTCACAGATCAACGGTTGAATGGTAAAATCCCTAAG ATGTTGAGCCATCGACTATTCCCTCAAGCAAGGTATTCAGTATGGGTAGACTCTAAATCCCAGTTTCGAAGGGATCCGTTAGGTGTGTTGGAGGCACTTCTTTGGCGTACAAATTCAACGCTTGCAATCTCAGAGCATGGAGCTCGTAGTAGTGTTTATGACGAGGCCAGGGCTGTGGTTAAGAAACACAAAGCGACCCCAGAAGAAGTTGAGGTGCAGTTGAGCCAGTATCGTCGTGATGGTTTTCCTAATGACAAGAGGTACAATGGCAAGAAAG CTCTTTCTGAAGCTTCTGTTATTTTGAGGGAGCACACACCATTGACGAATTTGCTCATGTGCCTCTGGTTCAATGAGGTAGTTCGTTTCACATCACGCGATCAGCTCAGTTTCCCTTATGTTCTGAGGCAATTAAAAGTGCTGAAGACTGTAAATATGTTCCCTGTCTGTACACGCAAAGATCTTGTGAATAGTATGGGCCACTTGCGCAAAGCTCAACCCCTGGTGACTTGA
- the LOC122072608 gene encoding probable hexosyltransferase MUCI70 isoform X2, giving the protein MFNSVSISISDDESDELAGKMRVRSRRKRKKLRFRGQDDFLRRMFRKLLKWWMLLLFLPAVGLLILETSRIAGKPNEGSKSLSKSGFVGEEISEGNLNHLNPTTRMVNGVRERCLKLLPPEKLQHLDIPAGEEPTLPVKRLVYKSDIESSYVGGNATVLQHTEATRFNLFTGYQTLHEREQSFKVNETAVVHCGFYSENGGFKVSIEDKNYMQTCKVVVSTCTFGGGDDLYQPINMTEESLRKVCYVAFWDDITFRTQEAAGRKIDENQMIGKWRIVLVKDLPFTDQRLNGKIPKMLSHRLFPQARYSVWVDSKSQFRRDPLGVLEALLWRTNSTLAISEHGARSSVYDEARAVVKKHKATPEEVEVQLSQYRRDGFPNDKRYNGKKALSEASVILREHTPLTNLLMCLWFNEVVRFTSRDQLSFPYVLRQLKVLKTVNMFPVCTRKDLVNSMGHLRKAQPLVT; this is encoded by the exons ATGTTCAACAGCgtttccatctccatctccgATGACGAGTCAGACGAGCTCGCTGGAAAGATGCGAGTTCGATCTCGAAGGAAACGCAAGAAATTAAGGTTTCGAGGGCAGGATGATTTTTTGCGCCGGATGTTTAGGAAGTTGTTAAAATGGTGGATGCTTTTGCTGTTCCTGCCTGCGGTTGGATTGCTCATACTCGAGACATCGAGAATCGCCGGAAAGCCTAATGAGGGTTCGAAATCGTTGTCGAAATCGGGATTTGTTGGAGAAGAGATATCGGAGGGGAACTTAAATCATCTAAATCCGACGACAAGGATGGTTAACGGGGTCAGAGAAC GTTGCTTGAAGCTTCTACCTccagaaaaactccagcatctAGATATACCTGCAGGCGAAGAACCAACCCTTCCTGTCAAAAGATTGGTATACAAATCAGATATTGAGTCATCTTATGTAGGAGGCAATGCTACAGTGCTACAACATACAGAAGCTACAAGATTCAACTTATTCACAGGGTACCAAACTCTTCATGAAAGAGAACAAAGTTTTAAG GTGAATGAAACTGCTGTGGTGCATTGTGGTTTCTACAGTGAAAATGGAGGATTTAAGGTTTCCATAGAGGACAAAAATTACATGCAAACTTGCAAAGTTGTTGTCTCTACTTGCACATTTGGTGGTGGAGATGATCTTTATCAACCTATAAATATGACTGAAGAGTCTCTAAGAAAG GTCTGCTATGTTGCATTTTGGGATGATATTACTTTCAGAACCCAGGAAGCAGCGGGAAGGAAAATTGATGAGAACCAGATGATTGGTAAATGGCGCATCGTGCTTGTTAAGGATCTTCCCTTCACAGATCAACGGTTGAATGGTAAAATCCCTAAG ATGTTGAGCCATCGACTATTCCCTCAAGCAAGGTATTCAGTATGGGTAGACTCTAAATCCCAGTTTCGAAGGGATCCGTTAGGTGTGTTGGAGGCACTTCTTTGGCGTACAAATTCAACGCTTGCAATCTCAGAGCATGGAGCTCGTAGTAGTGTTTATGACGAGGCCAGGGCTGTGGTTAAGAAACACAAAGCGACCCCAGAAGAAGTTGAGGTGCAGTTGAGCCAGTATCGTCGTGATGGTTTTCCTAATGACAAGAGGTACAATGGCAAGAAAG CTCTTTCTGAAGCTTCTGTTATTTTGAGGGAGCACACACCATTGACGAATTTGCTCATGTGCCTCTGGTTCAATGAGGTAGTTCGTTTCACATCACGCGATCAGCTCAGTTTCCCTTATGTTCTGAGGCAATTAAAAGTGCTGAAGACTGTAAATATGTTCCCTGTCTGTACACGCAAAGATCTTGTGAATAGTATGGGCCACTTGCGCAAAGCTCAACCCCTGGTGACTTGA